In a single window of the bacterium genome:
- a CDS encoding sulfurtransferase, with the protein MTVADTKTRPAITPIEQRGYARPEVLVSTEWVERHLGDPGVRLIECDEDVLLY; encoded by the coding sequence ATGACCGTGGCGGACACGAAGACGCGTCCCGCGATCACGCCCATTGAGCAGCGGGGCTATGCCCGGCCGGAGGTGCTGGTGTCGACGGAGTGGGTGGAGCGGCACCTGGGCGATCCTGGTGTGCGGCTGATCGAGTGCGACGAGGACGTCTTGCTCTACG
- a CDS encoding molybdenum cofactor biosynthesis protein MoeB yields the protein MTNTDSATLALPELTPAERQRYSRHLIMPEVGLEGQRKLKAAKVLLVGTGGLGSPAALYLAAAGVGTLGIVDFDVVDETNLQRQVLYGTKDVGRPKLEAAAERIRDVNPNVRVVQHQARLTSDNALDILADYDVIVDGTDNFPTRYLVNDACVLLGKPNVYGSIFRFEGQVSVFATKGGPCYRCLFREPPPPGLVPSCAEGGVLGVLPGIIGTLQALEAIKLIIGQGKTLAGRLLLFDALTMRWRELTLRRNPACPACGDAPTVTELIDYEEFCGLRQPRVETDGIPEISAARLRDRLDAGEPITLIDVREPHEWDIANLGDRGARLIPLGELPDRLSELSDAGEIVVHCRTGSRSARAVKLLQEAGFQRVLHLRGGIHAWADEVDPTLPKY from the coding sequence ATGACCAACACCGATTCCGCGACTCTCGCGCTGCCGGAGCTCACGCCGGCCGAGAGGCAGCGATATAGCCGTCACCTCATCATGCCCGAGGTCGGGCTGGAGGGGCAACGCAAGCTCAAGGCGGCGAAGGTGCTGCTCGTGGGAACGGGCGGGCTCGGCTCGCCGGCCGCCCTCTACCTCGCCGCTGCGGGCGTCGGCACGCTCGGGATCGTCGACTTCGACGTCGTGGACGAGACCAACCTCCAGCGACAGGTGCTCTACGGCACCAAGGACGTGGGACGGCCGAAGCTGGAAGCGGCGGCCGAGCGGATCCGGGACGTGAACCCCAACGTCCGCGTGGTGCAGCACCAGGCGCGTCTGACCAGCGACAACGCGCTGGACATCCTGGCCGATTACGACGTGATCGTGGACGGCACGGACAACTTCCCCACGCGGTACCTGGTCAACGACGCCTGCGTCCTGCTCGGCAAGCCGAACGTCTACGGCTCGATCTTCCGCTTCGAAGGGCAGGTCTCGGTGTTCGCGACGAAGGGCGGGCCGTGCTACCGCTGCCTGTTCCGCGAGCCGCCGCCCCCCGGCCTCGTGCCGAGCTGCGCGGAGGGCGGGGTGCTCGGCGTGCTCCCCGGCATCATCGGGACGCTCCAGGCGCTCGAGGCCATCAAGCTGATCATCGGGCAGGGGAAGACCCTCGCCGGCCGTCTGCTGCTCTTCGATGCGCTGACCATGCGCTGGCGCGAGCTGACGCTGCGGCGCAACCCGGCGTGTCCGGCCTGCGGCGACGCGCCGACCGTCACGGAACTGATCGACTACGAAGAGTTCTGCGGCCTGCGCCAGCCGCGGGTCGAGACGGATGGCATCCCGGAGATCAGCGCGGCCAGGCTGCGCGATCGGCTCGATGCCGGCGAGCCGATCACCCTGATCGACGTGCGCGAGCCGCACGAGTGGGACATCGCGAACCTCGGCGACCGCGGCGCGCGCCTGATCCCGCTGGGCGAGCTGCCCGATCGCCTCTCGGAGTTGAGCGACGCCGGCGAGATCGTGGTGCACTGTCGGACGGGCTCGCGCAGCGCCCGGGCCGTCAAGCTGCTCCAGGAGGCCGGGTTCCAGCGCGTGCTGCATCTGCGTGGCGGCATCCACGCGTGGGCGGACGAGGTGGACCCCACGCTGCCCAAGTACTGA